ACTATATGGAATaagcatatacatatagaGAGATATGTACGCCTTTCTTATGCTTCGTTTATTTCTACTTTATGCATGTATGAGAATTGTTTgcattccatttttatttcaagtATTCCTAAagagagaaaaaaacaaatatgtgTGTTTGTCCAGCCATAAAAGCGTTTGCACAATTCAAGAGTAATGAACAAGCAAGTAAATAACATGGAATATATGGGTTACCATTTTTGTATACTGCATGGGCAGTGTCATCAAGGATATTGTGAGGTAATTTGAAAATTCTTTTGAAATAACCGACTTCTCTTTCCTTGGCATGTAAAATAAGATTATCTCCATATGTTTCAAATAACTCAGTTTGAGATCTTGGTCCTGCTATAGTTAACATTCCTTCTCCTATCTCTACGTCAATATCATCAATTTTAAATCCTGGTATATCTAAAACTAGGATAGCATGACATGATTCGGAATCATACATTATATCAACTTTTGGTCTAAATGTTATCTGTTTTTTCAAAGTTTTATCAGGCATGATTTCCAAAACTGTGTTGGGGTTGACTAGggtgtttttattttggggAACAGACTGTTTTTCTTTCTATAGGAAagtataaaagaaatagaaTATGTAACTAGTATATAAATGTGTGTATAT
This sequence is a window from Plasmodium chabaudi chabaudi strain AS genome assembly, chromosome: 7. Protein-coding genes within it:
- a CDS encoding small heat shock protein HSP20, putative → MKCLCAGCGDKGEIKITPDNRLTIKEKQSVPQNKNTLVNPNTVLEIMPDKTLKKQITFRPKVDIMYDSESCHAILVLDIPGFKIDDIDVEIGEGMLTIAGPRSQTELFETYGDNLILHAKEREVGYFKRIFKLPHNILDDTAHAVYKNGILEIKMECKQFSYMHKVEINEA